In Lolium perenne isolate Kyuss_39 chromosome 5, Kyuss_2.0, whole genome shotgun sequence, the sequence ACAGACCTCAAGAAGGGCCTCCGATGGAGGTTGAAATATCGCTGGACTTCACCGGCATGGATGACGAACGGCAGAAATGCCGCCGATGTGTTGCTCGAAAGGATTGCTTCTGAAGAACTCCGACGCCACCTCCTCTTCGCAGCCACCTTGCACGCTCCCGATTCTGTCGCCAACATGACGCTTTGGACTAGAGTGAAGAGCAGAGGAGACTGGCTCGAGGGAGCAGCACGGGCGTACCAATACCGCGACGAAGAAATCAGCCTGCCGTCGAACCCGAAGAACCTGCCACAGACTCGGGGAGGTAGGCGTTGATGATGGCGGCTTCGGCAGACCCAGAGGATTGACGAAGCCATCCTCAGATCTTCTCCCAAATTTGCTATACCCTAAAATGGGGCATCTgttagagattttttttttttgagaaatggCAGCTGTTAGAGATGCAGATGCTCTAAAGGGGAGGGAAGGAGAGATGCAAAGCAGAATGGATCGATTCGGTAGCGTGTGTGGCGGTGTGGCCTATGTAAATCTGGGCCTATGCGAAACTAATCTGGGCCGTCCACGGCCTATAAATTCCGACCACTACCGGGGCtcattcttctccttcttccaccTCCAGATTTCCCTTtgccattcattcattcattccccAATCGAAAACAGAACGAAACGAAAACATTCCGTAGGCGATTGATTTGTTCCCTTATTAATCCCCCAAATCTCACCGCGCTAATCCCCACCACCAATCGGCgcaagctagggttagggtttcgacgcTGCTCCGGCCGGCCACCAAATTCCGTCGAATTCCACCGATCCCGGCCTGGTACGCAGATCAGCTCTCCACGAATCCATGGATCCCAACCAGATGATGCCCCGGAGCTTCCCCATGTGGCCACCGCCCCCACCCACCGCCTCCGACGCCATGCCGCCGCCGCCCTTCCTCCCACCGCCCAACGCCAACCTCGCCCCCAACCGCGCCTGGAAGCGCAAGAACCCCAACCCCAACTCCGCCGCCTACCAGCCCCCCGCCATCGCCGACCTGCAGGTGCAGAACCGCGCCAAGGCCCGCCGCTGGTTCAAacccaaccccaacaaccgccgtCCCTTCTTCCACAAGCCCAAGGCCAAGGCGCCGCGCAACACCTCGTCCTTCATCATCCGCGCCAAGCGCCTGGGGGGCATCGCGCCGCTGGTGTCCCCGGGGCCCGTGACCCCCGCCGTGCTGCCCACGCCCGTCATCTCCCCGGCCCGCGACGAGCGGCTGCTCTCCGACGTGCTCGCGCAGCAGCAGTGGGGCGTCGACGGCTACGGCTCCATGAAGGGCCTCATCCGGCTCCGCCCCGCCACCCACGcccccgacgacgacgaggacgagtCCAGCGGGGGCAGCGACGTGGAGGAGCACGTCGAGGTCGAGAGGCGGCTCGACCACGACCTCAGCAGGTTCGAGATGGTCTACCCGCAGCCGGGCGCCGTGCTTGAGGACCACGACGAGATGTATGACCGGAACCAGGGTGATGACGTGGATGTGCATGTCGCCAGGCTGGAGGAGGAGAACCTCACGCTCAAGGAGAGGCTCTTTCTCGTGGAGCGGGAGGTGGGGGACATGAGGCGCCGTCTCGAGGCCGTCGAGGCACGATTCTCTCACGCTGCTGCTCTTGGtaatgctgctgctgctgctgtggaGAATGGCACTCAGCTGGGTAATCCTAATGCTGCAGCTGCTGCTGATGACGCAGTTGAGCAGGTGCCTCTGCAGAATGGCACCGAGAGGGGTGATGCTATTGCTGCAGCTGATGCTGACAATGATGCTGTTGAGGTGCCTCTGCAGAATGGCAGTGGGAGTGCTAGAGTTGGTGCTGTCAGCGACGCCGTTGAGGAGGCTCTGAAGAATGACACCGAGATGGGCGATGCCGCCGCTGATGCTGACAACACATTTGAGGGTAGCACGGAGAAGGGTGATGCATCTGATAGTGCAGTCAACAAGTCTCTAGAGAATGGCACTGCAGAGCCGCAGAAGAGCGGCAATGAGGAGGAGAGCTACAGCGCAGGTTCGGAGAAGAACGCTGAGATTGGTGATGCTGCAAGTGCCCAGGGCGATGGCCAAGAGGCCTGAGGAGGCACTTGGGC encodes:
- the LOC127298757 gene encoding uncharacterized protein — translated: MDPNQMMPRSFPMWPPPPPTASDAMPPPPFLPPPNANLAPNRAWKRKNPNPNSAAYQPPAIADLQVQNRAKARRWFKPNPNNRRPFFHKPKAKAPRNTSSFIIRAKRLGGIAPLVSPGPVTPAVLPTPVISPARDERLLSDVLAQQQWGVDGYGSMKGLIRLRPATHAPDDDEDESSGGSDVEEHVEVERRLDHDLSRFEMVYPQPGAVLEDHDEMYDRNQGDDVDVHVARLEEENLTLKERLFLVEREVGDMRRRLEAVEARFSHAAALGNAAAAAVENGTQLGNPNAAAAADDAVEQVPLQNGTERGDAIAAADADNDAVEVPLQNGSGSARVGAVSDAVEEALKNDTEMGDAAADADNTFEGSTEKGDASDSAVNKSLENGTAEPQKSGNEEESYSAGSEKNAEIGDAASAQGDGQEA